atcgttctAGTGAATGACTCAACGACTCACTCAGTTGCTTCTGTTTtgtccctgaatgaatcagccgttttgaaTGAACCGTTCGagtgaatgactcaatgactcactcagtCGCTTCTGCTTtgtccctgaatgaatcaggcgttttgaatgaatcgttctAGTGAATGACTCCATGACTCACTCAGTCGCTTCTGCTTtgtccctgaatgaatcagccattttgaatgaatcgttctAATGAATGACTCGACGACTCATTCAGTCGCTTCTGCTTtgtccctgaatgaatcagccgttttgaaTGAACCGTTCGagtgaatgactcaatgactcactcagtTGCTTCTGTTTtgtccctgaatgaatcaggcgttttgaatgaatcattctagtgaatgactcaatgactcactcagtTGCTTCTGTTTtgtccctgaatgaatcaggcgttttgaatgaatcgttctAGTGAATGACTCAACGACTCACTCAGTTGCTTCTGTTTtgtccctgaatgaatcagccgttttgaatgaatcgttcgagtgaatgactcaatgactcactcagtCGCTTCTTCTTtgtccctgaatgaatcaggcgttttgaatgaatcgttctAGTGAATGACTCCATGACTCACTCAGTCGCTTCTGCTTtgtccctgaatgaatcagccattttgaacgaatcgttctaatgaatgactcaatgactcattcaGTCACTTCTGCTTTGTCCCTAAATAAATCAGCAGTTTTGAATAAATcttttgagtgaatgattcaatgactaaCTTGTTAAGACAATGATTTGCCGCCACCTACAGGCCGTTTAagtataatttcattttatCTGAGGGACTGAGTGACAAAGACTGAACACTTTTCTGGTTAAACAGAGAATGCATTTATAAATAGACTATTAAGAGCgaaatatgaaataacattGTAAATATAAGAGATAAAGTAattgctgttgcattgcatacaatgtttttttgtctGTCTTTTTCCTTTTGGGAAATTGCAAAGGTCGCCTCTGACAACAACTAAACAGCATATTTAAAGTCAGCTTGAAAGAGAAGTTTcactagtcttttcttcctcatTAGATGTCACTGCAAAAGGGAGGggaagttttattttgattcaagattataaaggcacatgaattaaatgaacaaatcatttataataaatactacaatattccataaaaaaaaaaaattgtcaattttgatttcatgttgacttttaaTGTTctattcactcactcattcagaACTCCAGGGTTATTTCCTGCATGCACGTCCTCCTCCGCGTTTCCACGTGCAGCTGTTTTTTGAGTGCTGTGACCCCTCCGCAGACAAGAGACCCCTGACAGTTCAGGtagtgacctttgacctctccATCCACACTGATATGCAATGTTCACCTCCACATGACAAAACACAGCTCACTTCTCTTGTCCTGCAGGTGGAGCCACTGTTCGCCCGGCAGCTGCTGCTCCTCCTCCAGCAGGGCGGCGTGAATTACATGAGAAGCACCCATGAACTTTCACCTCTGACCCCTGAGCAGATTTACACCCATCAAGATTTCCCTGCCATCAATGGACAGCATGGCAACTTCATCCAAGAGTGACAAGACGTTTCTAGATTTTACTATGTATTAGCAAAGTAAAAGATACCAATTTTTAATTAAcagttaataatattaataacccCAAAACTACATATAGGTGAGCCACGTAGCAACTTAATGCATTAATACAAAGTGTGtcacaatatatataaattcagctttgcatcacagaaataaattatattttaaagtatattaaaatagaaaaccataattttaaattgtaataatatttcacaatattattgttttttctgtatttattatgaaataaatggagccttaatgagcataagactttgttcaaaaacattaaaaatagtaatgtttccaaacttttgactggtagtgtgtatatttacacacacattttatatatatatatatatatatatatatatatatatatatatatatatatatatatatatatatatatatataaataattaaaagtattaatctGAAAACATTAAGAAATATTTCAGTGGCTGTCTGATTagtaatgtttatatttttgtgctTTGTATGTCATTTTCTCTGCTTGCACTGTTTTAATGTTGTAAAACTGATTCAACAGCATCTCAGGGacaaaatctgtttaaaatgaatgTATGTGAATTAAATATCCACATATTGTTTATTGCACagtatatactgtaaaataaaagtatGTGAAACTATAGATTATGCAATGATAAACATATCAGTAACACTTCACCATAACTTTACAATTAGTTACAAATGAACCAATGTATGTTAATAAACACTGTTTATTTTtgattagttaatgcattaacttgTCACATTTCTTTATAGCGTACAGTATGTCCTGTGCCCCTTTATGcaagtattaaatattatacattcttataacattaaataatataaatgtttggTCTAACTCTGCCCCTTCAATTAACAAAGCATGAGTCATTTATTTCttcatttattgcatttatttggttcactttaaaacacagaaatgcacaataaatatgaCATTCACTGGCTACCATACACAACTGGACAGTGTTTGAAATCAGAGAcaattttttagagtgaaacacttgtaaacttttttttttttccctacacGGACCACAcaatatgggtttggaatggaCACGGTTAGTTACCCACAGATGCTGTCTAGTAGTGAAATGAGTGACGCTTCCAGAGATCTCAAAGCATTCGGACCTCCAACAACAGTTTGTGTCACAGCAACGGAGGCCGAGCAGAACTTGTGCATCTTTTCACGCCGTTCCAAGTCGTGCCACGAGATAACatcaggaagtgacatcattcagTGAGTGATTGCATACACAAACCCACAGTGAAGTGGTGAACCTGATTTGCTAGAAACTGAAGCAACCTGGTTACTAGTGAAATAGTGTTCAAAATAATACTGACATCTCTTCATTTCAAGTGCTTCCCTTTCAAATGAACTAGAAAAGTCCCTAAAATATcacaaaacagtaaaacaatCATCACGTAGGAATATGATTATACACGTTCAATATAAAAAActcaaataaacaatataaaacattgaAGAACAAGGCAAATAAAATGCTTTGGTCAAAAAAATTATTCGTGGTACATATTGGCAGGAGGATGTCCATTTACTTGAGTCAAACGAACATGAAAATGCACCAAATGAACTAAACGCATCAAATCGCCACGATGTAAACAAAAAAGATTTTCGATTTGAGCAACTGACCCTGACGCAGCGGATTTGGCCACCGAATACTTCCCGAGTATCATACACAGTTCGGAAAACGATTCCTCTCCGTTCACGTACACAGatatgtgtttatatattgGTTATATTTCAGCAGGAGAACATCTTTAGAGAACATTGCATGCTGGGATGGCTGAGAGTGGCGTCGGAGGTTAATGCCGCCACGAACTTCTCTCTCTGCACTCTAGTCTGAAGCTCAGACCAAGTAAAAACTCGTCATCAAGTATGACTGGATTTGCGCAAACCGCATAGGGCAAACCCGCCAAACAGCCTCGTACAGAACGGGATAAAGCGACGCCCAACATTTCTTCGTATGTCATGCCGTGAGCTTGGCGAAGCGTGTCTCACAGTGCGTGTGGGTACGTAAGCGTGTCTATGTATGCGCAGGTGCTCATTCGAAGGCCCACACCTCGAGGTTTTGGATGGTGAAGTCCTGTTTGGAGGACAGTGGCAGGTTATTAAAGGTGGAGCACTTGGATGTGGTGCCGTGGTAAAGGTCAGCGTCCAGCCACAGGCCCAGACGACCCCTGGGAAGCGGACGGTTGAGCGTTAAACATGAGGCAGCGAGAGATACGCATGTATGGCACGTTAGCATGTTTCTGAACTCACCCTCCTCCTCCGATCTGAAGAGAATCCGTGTTTCCTTTCACAAAGTAGGAGTTTTCACCCGTCCAGCGGTACACCTGAGGATGAGAGACGTTGAGTggcattatttaaatgttttttgaaggcCAGTTTGAAGTCCGAAAGTATCGAGACCGCATGCGGTTTGATTACTTGAGTAATTTGCTTTGTGGTTGCTAGGCGAGCTaaggtgttctgtgtggttgctagggtgttgctagggacCTCTGAGGAGGTTGCTAAGCTGTTTAaagatggttgctagggagcTGGAGGGTTACTGGTTACTAAGGAGTTGCTAAAATATTCTGAGTGGTTGTAAAGGCATTACTTAATGTTTGGTATTGTTCTCtgagtggtttctagggtgttgctagggacCTCTGAGGAGGTTGCTAAGCTGTTTCAAGATGGCTGCTAGGGAGCTGGAGGGTTACTGGTTACTAAGGAGTTGCTAAAATATTCTGAGTGGTTGTAAAGGCATTACTTAATGTTTGATATTATTCTCtgagtggtttctagggtgttgctagggacCTCTGAGGAGATTGCTAAGCTGTTTAaagatggttgctagggagcTGGAGGGTTACTGGTTACTAAGGAGTTGCTAAAATATTCTGAGTGGTTGTAAAGGCATTACTTAATGTTTGGTATTGTTCTCtgagtggtttctagggtgttgctagggacCTCTGAGGAGGTTGCTAAGCTGTTTCAAGATGGCTGCTAGGGAGCTGGAGGGTTACTAAGAAGTTGCTCAAATATTCTGAGTGGTTGTAAAGGCATTACTTAATGTTTGATATTATTCTCtgagtggtttctagggtgttgctagggacCTCTGAGGAGGTTGCTAAGCTGTTTCAAGATGGCTGCTAGGGAGCTGGAGGGTTACTGGTTACTAAGGAGTTGCTAAAATATTCTGAGTGGTTGTAAAGGCATTGCTTAATGTTGGGTATTGTTCTCtgagtggtttctagggtgttgctagggacCTCTGAGGAGGTTGCTAAGCTGTTTCAAGATGGCTGCTAGGGAGCTGGAGGGTTACTAAGAAGTTGCTCAAATATTCTGAGTGGTTGTAAAGGCATTACTTAATGTTTGATATTATTCTCtgagtggtttctagggtgttgctagggacCTCTGAGGAGATTGCTAAGCTGTTTCAAGATGGCTGCTAGGGAGCTGGAGGGTTACTGGTTACTAAGGAGTTGCTAAAATATTCTGAGTGGTTGTAAAGGCATTGCTTAATGTTGGGTATTGTTCTCtgagtggtttctagggtgttgctaggacCTCTGAGAGGTTGCCAAGCTGTTCCAAGATGGTTTCTAGGGAGCTGATGGGTTACTGGTTACTAAGCAGTTGCTAACATTTTCTGAGTGGTTGCAAGGACAATTTGTAACAGTTGCTATTGTTCTCTGAgcagtttctagggtgttgctggGAAATtgttaaggtgttctgagtgtttgaATTGATTTCTAAAGGAGCACTGAGAGGTTGCTAGGCTGTTGCAAGATTGTTGCTAGAGAGCTGGTGGGTTGCTGGTTACCAAGCAGTTGCTAACATTTTCTGAGTGGTTGCAAGGACATTACTTAACAGTTGCTATTGTTCTCCGAGTGGTttctaaggtgttgctaggcagctGCTAGGATGTTTTGAATGGTTTCTTTTCAACATTTTTCAACAATTTTGTCCTTAACAATCTATGTAGGAACACACCTTGATCTCCGGGCAGAAGCTGTAGAGGAAGGTCTCTCCTGTCCCGTAACAGTGCTCACTCACTCGGAAAGGGTGAGTGGAAAACGCTCCAAAAATCTGCAGGAGAAAATGCCGAGTTTTTCAACATGACATAATTTCCACCTGTTTTACACCACCAGTGGTCACAGTAGTGTGTGTACCTGGTTGTCCATGTCTTTGATGACCATCAGCACAGGGCAGTCCAGCTCCAGCAGGTTCCTGTACAGGGTTTTCAGGCTGGTTCCGTGTACGACCGTACTGTAGACCAGGCGCCACGGATAACCCTGAACACGTGCCGGCAAACGAGTGGACAACTGCAGAGGAGAGCGTCAAACTAGTCACATAACCACAACTTATCACTTCATAGCAAACTTGTCATGAACCCAAACAAATCCATAAGGGTCGTTCTAAAGTCTGTAGATGAAGCAGCAAATAAAGGAGACCTTCTCAATGTGCATGTCCTCCAGGAGTGCGCTGGGGTCCATCAGCACAGGAAGAAGATCTAGAGGTTCCTCGTCCTCAAAGCTGAAGCTCTGGCGTCTCTTGGCCTCATTAATCGTGATGATctagaaaacaaacatgtttccAGAGGTAAATAAACTGAATTCTCATACGTACTGCATCCTTTTATACTATGGGCCTGctgaatgcttgaatctgattggttgacgaaCGTTTTTAAGATGTGCAATTATTTTGCATGActaaagtagttccaggcaggtctttacagttccatatcacttcgccaaatgatttcagtgaTTTCAAAGTTcctacaacagcaaaagaaccaaaacccacaacgacactgaccaagcaaataaatatagtaaacaataggataaaaacgacaaattatttccatgtttttgccacaaaattgCAATTTATTATGTACGAAAAGCACACTACACTCTTTCTCCTGCTCAAACGGACACACATTCGCGCAGAAACATGTTGTTAGCGCCGCTCTGACGATTTTATCAGTAAAAAAACAAGTTTAGCAACTTAAAAGCTACATGACATTTATGACTAGCGAGGAAATAATGGCACTGTTCTTGAAGCAGATAAACTTACAATTTTGCTATTAGTCGAGACAAGTGTCCTGGTGAGTGTAAAGTTCACACAACCCGTTGCATGTGTCGCTCACCTCCCAGCTGCGAGGAACCGGGTCACTGAAGAAGTTGTCGATCATGGTGAGCTCGTCTTTCTCCACGACCACGAAGCCCTGCTCCTGAGCGTCCTTACCGTAAGCATCTGGAGACCACTGGATGAAGAACGAGTACAGGTGGTCCACCCTAAAGGAGAGACGGCAGGAAGGTCAGATTAGGAACGTACATTCATATTAAACACAAGCAGGGATCGACTGTGTGAGCGTTTCACTCGCTTTTGCGACTAAAAATAGAGGATGTATGTGAGGGTAAAAttttttagaatatttaaaagTCCCTGTGGGTCtttaaaaagtctaaaaaaagtcttaaatatcTTAAACGTCATGACAAACTTCTTAATCATCATTTTAAgagatcttaaagggttagggttagaatcagcgtgttgaatcatgattcgacacaaactgctgaaatcacgtgactttggcgctccgaaccgctgattcgacacgctgattcataacgctccgaagcttcatgaagcagtgttttgaaatcggccatcactaaataagtcgttattttgtttttttggcgcaccaaaaatattctcatcactttataatattaatattgaaccactgtactcacatgaactgatttaaatatgtttttagtacattaatggatcttgagagaggaaatgtcattgctggctatgcaggcctcactgaaccttcggatttcatcaaaaatatcttaatttgtgttttgaagatgaacgaagatcttacaggtgtgaaacggcatgagggtgagtaattaatgacagaaatttaatttttgggtgatctaaccctttaagaagcaATTAATAAGCAGACTTGGCAACGCTGGTATCAATGTACTTTtagcttgtttataattaaaaaatgttttcttataGTTGTTATTGCTAATTTGGCTGCGCAATAAATTTTTTCTGCCATTTAATTCAACACAAACTCTTGTATCTTTTGTCTGCACAGCCTAGAGTTTGTGTTGAATTAAATgcaagactaagaacattatttaacacattattaaaTATACTGATTTTACTAATTTTGGCACAATATTCTGTTTATTACAccaatagtgtgtgtgtgtgtgtgtgtgtatatgtgtatgtgtgtgtgtgtgtgtgtgtgtgtgtgtatgtatgtatatatatatatatatatatatatatatatatatatatatatatatatatatatatatatatatatatatatatatatatatatatatatatatatatatatatatatatatatatatatatacacacactattattcaaaagtttggggtcagtaagatttttttttttttttttttttttaagaaattaatacatttattcatcaaggacgcattaaattgatcaaaagtgacagtaaagacatttataaataatgttacaaaagattcctatttcaaataaatgctgtacttttgaactatttatggaaaaaaaaaaatatttttcacaaaaatatgaagcagcacaactgttttcaacattgataataacaaataactatctatttattaaatatagttggaaatttttttttaaattttttatatattctaATAAATTACAACCATTTTGCGTCTAAATGCCTTGTTTCACTTTATTAAGGAAAAACTCCTCATACCTCTCTTGAGGCACAGCAAACCAATACTCCGGCTGCCGCCCCCTGCCAATCAATGAGTGGGCGGGGCTAGACGTCCGACCAGTGGCAAAGGACTTCCTCATTGGCTTCCCCACCTTAAAGCAAAGGAACATGGGCGGAGCTTTGCTCTTTTCTTCGTTGAACAGCAGCATGTCTGTAAATCAGATCAGATATCAGCAAAACTTATCAAACTGCATGCTCATGCTGTGATTGGTTGGtctatcctgtcaatcaaaaaccCTCACCTTCGATTGGTCTCTGCATTCTCTTCAGCAGCCATGACTTCACCTCGGCTTCACTGGCTCGTCTGCGTTTCTCTTCTTCAGAAAGCTCTACGTCTGAGTTTGGTCCCTCAACATTTGGCCCAggcggactacatttcccagacTCCTCTGGGGTCACCTTCCATTTTTGGTCGTTTGCGTTCACCTCGATTGCCGAGACACCGTTTACTATTGTTTTGGTCACCTCATCCTCTTCTATTGCAGCCACCTTCCCATCATGCACCAGTGCGGGAAGAGACTGTAGCAGCTCTGCGTTGTCATCTGTGGAACGGTTGTGAAGtccttcatcttcatcttcctcGGCATGAAAAGACCTCACGGATGTGTCTTTTTGGTCCATTGACAGCCGGGTGGGCGTCTTTCTGTGCTCCTGTAGCGACGCCCCCTCCTGGCCGGAGCAGGTAGTGTTGGACTCACTCTGCAGCAGCTCCAGTTCAGTGAAACCTTCATCTGATGGCGATTTGTCAGCGATTTGGCACTCTGATATCTCAGAGACGGCCGATTCGATATCGTCTAATATGATTGGGCGGTTGGGCGCTCCGAGAGCCTCGTAACGACTAAAAGGGTTCAGATCGCGTTCTGAGGGAAGCTCCTCCCACTCACCTGGCCTGTATAACGGACAGAGATCCCGCGGTTCATCACTACCACGGACCACAGgggtcatcatcatcatcatcatcatcatcatcatgagGGGGAAGATGGTGAAATtaaagagagaaaaacaaacaaaacatccaaaatgaaacaaacaaacaaaacagaacatgaCAAATAAAGATGACAAAACTTAAGTGATGTTTGGTGTCAAAAGAGAACTAAAAAGggacaaattaaaaaaagtggATTGACAGCTAAGAGAAAAAGGTGgtctttaaatgaatatttcagGTGATTTGCATCAACGATTTTGATCCGTACCTAAAAATGAATTGCACTTGCACATGAATCaaactaaaaatgaattaaaataaataagaaaaaataaaaacatttaataaataaatgtataccaCTTGTATACTACTTGTTCTtgcaaaatatacatatatatgtaaataaaataaattaataaaataaaaataaataaataaatcaaaataaatgaatatatggaaaaaagaaatattttttaaataaagatacatataataataattaattaaaattaaaatataataattagttaaaaattaaaataaatataaaaataaataataaataaatcgaaataaatgaaaaaattaaaaattaaaataaaaaatataaaactaattataaaaacaaatatacaaatatatttatttaataaaattaaataaatcaatcaaaataacaaatatttaaaaagtaaaaaatttagattaacttttttaaataattataaaaaaataaattaataaatcatatagttttaatcaaaacaataaataaataaatgaaaataagcaaaaattaaaattatggaCTAAATtatggatttaaaaaaataaacaagaacaaaacaaataataaatggaaataactaaataaatgggggacaataaatttaaaaaatatttttttttatttaatttattttaatatatttatttaaaaatttaagtaattaattaaatggaaaa
Above is a window of Megalobrama amblycephala isolate DHTTF-2021 linkage group LG11, ASM1881202v1, whole genome shotgun sequence DNA encoding:
- the LOC125278585 gene encoding nuclear receptor coactivator 7 isoform X2; the encoded protein is MEKTEKRPGYFARLKKKRQQKQSQSEKVDADLTPVICEPAPIGQSQERNVEREQPEKTKSGQNDRSDDNSKSCSQTKKEKNKPPGTVEYTVGLKDTLNSIALKFNITPNKLVQLNRLFSHSVLPGQKLFVPDVDQSEGGSQVNGSSEHLTASEKDGESSSRSGRPVRREVSPLSEDESPATVKFIKMSCKYFTDGMGVVGGVMIITPNNIMFDPHKSDPLVIENGCEEYGLICPMEEVLSVALYDDVSRMKLKDALPSPGEWEELPSERDLNPFSRYEALGAPNRPIILDDIESAVSEISECQIADKSPSDEGFTELELLQSESNTTCSGQEGASLQEHRKTPTRLSMDQKDTSVRSFHAEEDEDEGLHNRSTDDNAELLQSLPALVHDGKVAAIEEDEVTKTIVNGVSAIEVNANDQKWKVTPEESGKCSPPGPNVEGPNSDVELSEEEKRRRASEAEVKSWLLKRMQRPIEDMLLFNEEKSKAPPMFLCFKVGKPMRKSFATGRTSSPAHSLIGRGRQPEYWFAVPQERVDHLYSFFIQWSPDAYGKDAQEQGFVVVEKDELTMIDNFFSDPVPRSWEIITINEAKRRQSFSFEDEEPLDLLPVLMDPSALLEDMHIEKLSTRLPARVQGYPWRLVYSTVVHGTSLKTLYRNLLELDCPVLMVIKDMDNQIFGAFSTHPFRVSEHCYGTGETFLYSFCPEIKVYRWTGENSYFVKGNTDSLQIGGGGGRLGLWLDADLYHGTTSKCSTFNNLPLSSKQDFTIQNLEVWAFE
- the LOC125278585 gene encoding nuclear receptor coactivator 7 isoform X1; this translates as MEKTEKRPGYFARLKKKRQQKQSQSEKVDADLTPVICEPAPIGQSQERNVEREQPEKTKSGQNDRSDDNSKSCSQTKKEKNKPPGTVEYTVGLKDTLNSIALKFNITPNKLVQLNRLFSHSVLPGQKLFVPDVDQSEGGSQVNGSSEHLTASEKDGESSSRSGRPVRREVSPLSEDESPATVKFIKMSCKYFTDGMGVVGGVMIITPNNIMFDPHKSDPLVIENGCEEYGLICPMEEVLSVALYDDVSRMKLKDALPSDEPRDLCPLYRPGEWEELPSERDLNPFSRYEALGAPNRPIILDDIESAVSEISECQIADKSPSDEGFTELELLQSESNTTCSGQEGASLQEHRKTPTRLSMDQKDTSVRSFHAEEDEDEGLHNRSTDDNAELLQSLPALVHDGKVAAIEEDEVTKTIVNGVSAIEVNANDQKWKVTPEESGKCSPPGPNVEGPNSDVELSEEEKRRRASEAEVKSWLLKRMQRPIEDMLLFNEEKSKAPPMFLCFKVGKPMRKSFATGRTSSPAHSLIGRGRQPEYWFAVPQERVDHLYSFFIQWSPDAYGKDAQEQGFVVVEKDELTMIDNFFSDPVPRSWEIITINEAKRRQSFSFEDEEPLDLLPVLMDPSALLEDMHIEKLSTRLPARVQGYPWRLVYSTVVHGTSLKTLYRNLLELDCPVLMVIKDMDNQIFGAFSTHPFRVSEHCYGTGETFLYSFCPEIKVYRWTGENSYFVKGNTDSLQIGGGGGRLGLWLDADLYHGTTSKCSTFNNLPLSSKQDFTIQNLEVWAFE